A genomic segment from Flavobacteriales bacterium encodes:
- a CDS encoding 3-deoxy-D-manno-octulosonic acid transferase yields the protein MNLIYQIIIRLYGAIIYLSSPFSLKARQWLNGRKNLEDYLPDGTTEKVIWFHCASLGEYMQAKPIIEALKQRHSEHKILLTFFSPSGYLNAGKNEHVDYKAYLPLDTSANADSFLDRTKPKIAIFIKSELWPNFFKKLHHKSIPTYVVSAIFRPQHYLFKFYGKWHLGILKDVSHFFVQDEVSKTLLNNKGIHQVTVSGDNRYDKVFEDSIQSKEIPYIKSFKGSRPLIVAGSTYKIDSKMLINISNRMPEVKFILAPHEIELCNDLKKYGLLYSQANKDNVKNHSILIIDSIGILSQLYQYANLSYIGGAFGKGLHNILEAIAFGSYVFFGPKFHKYEEAKEAIRAGIAQSIKNEYELETAIKQLIDHRSHSENDALAFISEKKGANTMIINAINDAI from the coding sequence ATGAATTTAATTTATCAAATAATCATTCGACTTTACGGGGCAATCATTTATCTATCTAGTCCCTTTTCATTAAAAGCTAGGCAATGGCTGAATGGAAGAAAAAATTTAGAGGATTATTTGCCAGACGGCACAACAGAGAAAGTTATTTGGTTCCATTGTGCTTCATTAGGCGAGTATATGCAAGCCAAACCTATTATTGAGGCTTTAAAACAAAGACATTCAGAACATAAAATTTTACTTACATTTTTCTCTCCTTCTGGTTATTTAAATGCTGGAAAAAATGAGCATGTAGATTATAAAGCCTATTTACCTTTAGATACTTCAGCTAATGCTGATAGCTTTTTAGATAGGACAAAACCTAAAATTGCCATTTTTATAAAGTCAGAATTGTGGCCTAACTTTTTCAAAAAACTGCATCATAAATCAATTCCAACATATGTAGTTTCGGCTATTTTTAGACCCCAACACTATCTTTTTAAATTTTATGGAAAATGGCACCTTGGCATACTAAAAGACGTTAGTCATTTCTTTGTTCAAGATGAAGTATCCAAAACTCTGTTGAATAATAAAGGTATTCATCAAGTTACAGTTAGCGGAGACAATAGATACGACAAAGTATTTGAAGATAGTATTCAATCAAAAGAAATTCCTTACATCAAATCATTTAAAGGTTCTCGCCCACTAATAGTAGCTGGAAGCACTTATAAAATTGATAGTAAAATGCTGATAAACATCAGCAATAGAATGCCAGAAGTAAAATTTATTTTAGCTCCTCATGAAATAGAACTTTGCAATGATTTAAAAAAATATGGTTTACTCTACAGTCAAGCTAATAAAGATAACGTCAAAAATCACTCTATTTTAATCATAGATAGTATTGGAATTTTATCACAATTGTATCAATACGCCAACCTTAGTTACATTGGAGGTGCTTTTGGTAAGGGATTACACAATATTCTCGAGGCAATAGCCTTTGGCTCGTATGTATTTTTTGGTCCTAAATTCCATAAATACGAAGAAGCAAAAGAAGCGATTCGTGCAGGTATTGCACAAAGTATCAAGAACGAATATGAGTTAGAGACAGCTATTAAACAACTTATTGACCATAGAAGCCATAGTGAAAATGACGCTTTAGCCTTTATTTCAGAAAAAAAAGGTGCAAACACAATGATTATTAATGCTATAAATGATGCGATTTAA
- a CDS encoding phage integrase SAM-like domain-containing protein, translated as MATIKYQLKGKSDTLSIYLRLSLGRGRDYMKKTGFTIAKNQWSYSKGYPKQTSPINKNLAVDLKALETHIYNKVNQANASNEILNSTWLGFQIDLFFKRVSETTQSDFVLDLIQNLIDNANTINNSKGGIGLSKSRIQAYKRLKTLFSEFQKNKSIRLIQLNSMLLNEFRSWLLTDNNYSAVYSNKKIADLRVVCRYANSKGLPLPIDFHSFKLGEIKTYDDDEDVVYLNKNEIERIEEVDLKSEALVNARKWLVIACHIGQRGQDLLKVADSRVFKTKEDGNLIIDITQHKGNKKVTIPVHPKVEEIYRNGLPYKVSTQKLNKYFKKICELAEINDLTVGKLYDPKTKRKVKGTRPKYMYITTHTGRRSFATNYYYNKEASTPMIMSVTGHTKESTFLKYINKSDESHIAPMMKIFKKEQKNKPKLKFLKKA; from the coding sequence ATGGCAACAATCAAATACCAGCTAAAAGGAAAGTCTGACACTTTATCAATTTACCTAAGGTTAAGTTTGGGTAGAGGGAGGGACTATATGAAAAAAACAGGCTTTACTATTGCTAAAAATCAATGGAGTTATTCTAAAGGATACCCTAAACAAACAAGTCCTATCAACAAAAATTTGGCTGTAGATTTAAAAGCATTAGAGACTCACATCTACAATAAGGTAAATCAAGCCAATGCTAGTAATGAAATTTTAAATAGCACTTGGTTAGGTTTTCAAATTGATTTATTCTTTAAGAGAGTAAGCGAAACAACCCAAAGTGATTTTGTTTTAGACTTAATTCAGAATTTAATAGATAATGCTAATACTATAAACAATTCTAAAGGAGGTATTGGATTATCTAAATCAAGAATACAAGCATATAAAAGATTAAAAACTTTATTTTCAGAATTTCAAAAGAACAAAAGCATAAGATTAATTCAATTAAACTCAATGTTATTGAATGAGTTTAGGTCTTGGCTTTTAACAGACAATAATTACTCTGCTGTATATTCAAATAAAAAAATAGCTGATTTACGTGTAGTTTGTAGATACGCCAATTCAAAAGGATTGCCCCTTCCAATTGATTTTCATTCATTTAAATTAGGTGAAATTAAGACTTATGATGATGATGAAGATGTTGTTTATTTAAATAAAAATGAAATAGAACGAATAGAAGAGGTTGATTTAAAATCAGAAGCATTAGTTAATGCCAGAAAGTGGCTCGTTATAGCTTGCCACATAGGACAAAGAGGTCAAGATTTATTGAAAGTTGCTGATTCTAGAGTCTTTAAAACAAAGGAAGATGGAAATCTTATAATTGATATAACACAACACAAGGGAAATAAAAAGGTTACCATTCCTGTTCATCCTAAGGTTGAAGAAATCTATAGAAATGGGCTTCCTTACAAAGTATCAACCCAAAAGTTAAATAAATACTTTAAGAAAATTTGTGAACTTGCAGAGATAAACGATTTAACTGTTGGAAAACTATATGACCCTAAAACTAAAAGAAAAGTAAAGGGCACAAGACCAAAGTATATGTACATTACAACACATACTGGCAGACGTTCATTTGCAACTAATTACTACTATAACAAAGAAGCAAGCACTCCTATGATTATGAGTGTTACAGGTCACACAAAGGAAAGTACTTTTCTTAAATACATAAACAAGAGTGATGAAAGCCATATAGCACCAATGATGAAAATCTTTAAAAAAGAGCAAAAGAATAAACCAAAACTAAAGTTTCTTAAAAAAGCTTAA
- the rfbB gene encoding dTDP-glucose 4,6-dehydratase: protein MKTILITGGAGFIGSHVVRLFVNKYPDTQIVNLDKLTYAGNLENLKDIQNKSNYIFEKGDIVDSNFINDLFDKYKFDGVIHLAAESHVDRSISNPLEFIQTNVVGTFNLLHAAKNLWRKNFDGKLFYHVSTDEVYGSLGAEGFFLETTPYDPQSPYSSSKASSDHFVRAYGNTYGLPFMISNCSNNYGENQFPEKLIPLFINNIRNNKSLPVYGDGLFTRDWLYVVDHARAIDTVFHNGKIGDTYNIGGFNEWTNIDLIKLLCGIMDEKLGREQGSSAQLITFVKDRPGHDKRYAIDATKIKTELGWEPSLQFAEGLEKTIDWYLNNQDWLDNVTSGEYQNYYQNQYQ from the coding sequence ATGAAAACGATTCTAATAACAGGTGGGGCAGGATTTATTGGCTCTCATGTAGTGAGGTTATTTGTAAACAAATATCCTGATACACAGATTGTCAATTTAGATAAACTTACTTATGCCGGAAATCTAGAAAATCTTAAAGATATCCAAAATAAGTCCAATTATATTTTTGAAAAAGGTGACATTGTTGATTCTAATTTTATCAACGATTTGTTTGATAAGTATAAATTTGATGGTGTTATACATTTAGCTGCTGAATCTCATGTAGATCGTTCCATTTCTAATCCCTTAGAATTCATTCAAACCAATGTTGTAGGGACTTTTAACCTATTGCATGCGGCTAAAAATCTTTGGAGAAAAAATTTCGATGGCAAATTGTTTTATCATGTATCAACAGATGAGGTGTATGGTTCTTTAGGAGCTGAAGGCTTTTTCTTAGAAACAACGCCATATGACCCACAGTCTCCCTATTCATCATCGAAAGCAAGTTCTGACCACTTTGTGAGAGCCTATGGTAATACCTATGGTCTCCCGTTTATGATTTCTAATTGTTCTAATAATTACGGTGAAAATCAATTTCCTGAAAAGCTGATTCCATTATTTATTAATAACATAAGAAACAATAAATCTTTACCAGTATATGGAGATGGCTTATTTACTCGGGATTGGCTATATGTTGTCGATCATGCAAGGGCTATTGATACAGTTTTCCATAATGGTAAAATAGGTGACACATATAATATCGGTGGATTTAATGAGTGGACTAATATTGATTTGATAAAACTACTTTGTGGTATTATGGATGAGAAATTAGGAAGAGAGCAGGGCAGTTCCGCACAACTAATTACTTTTGTAAAAGATAGACCTGGACACGATAAGCGTTATGCTATCGATGCCACTAAAATCAAAACCGAACTAGGGTGGGAGCCTTCGTTGCAATTTGCTGAAGGGCTAGAAAAAACAATAGACTGGTACCTTAATAATCAAGATTGGTTAGATAATGTAACCTCTGGAGAATACCAAAACTACTATCAAAACCAATACCAATAA